One Pleurocapsa sp. PCC 7327 DNA segment encodes these proteins:
- a CDS encoding CP12 domain-containing protein, with protein MKAADIMTTEVVTIRGSATVAEAVKLMKEKSLRALIVDRRHDEDAYGILTETDIVYNVTAYGIDPKQVRVCDIMTKPCIVINPDLQVEYVARLFAKTGIRRAPVIKDKLLGIVSVTDILQKSNFVEQPKITKLEQEIQKTIAHARAICAEKGTTSPDCAAAWDIVKELQAEAAHQKAEKLPKTAFDDYCEEFPEALEARMYEV; from the coding sequence ATGAAAGCAGCAGATATCATGACGACGGAAGTAGTGACGATTCGCGGTTCGGCAACGGTAGCTGAGGCAGTAAAATTGATGAAAGAAAAAAGCCTGCGTGCTTTAATTGTAGATCGCCGACACGACGAAGATGCCTATGGGATACTTACCGAAACTGACATCGTCTACAATGTCACTGCTTATGGAATCGATCCCAAACAGGTGCGCGTCTGCGATATCATGACTAAACCGTGCATCGTTATCAATCCAGACTTGCAAGTAGAATATGTTGCCCGGTTGTTTGCCAAGACAGGCATTCGCAGGGCACCCGTTATCAAAGATAAGCTGCTGGGGATTGTTTCAGTAACCGATATTCTGCAAAAAAGTAATTTCGTCGAGCAACCGAAAATCACTAAGCTAGAGCAAGAAATTCAAAAAACGATCGCTCATGCACGCGCTATCTGCGCCGAAAAAGGCACGACTTCTCCCGATTGTGCTGCTGCCTGGGATATCGTGAAAGAGTTGCAAGCTGAAGCTGCCCATCAAAAAGCAGAAAAGCTTCCAAAAACCGCTTTCGATGACTACTGCGAGGAGTTCCCCGAAGCCTTAGAAGCAAGAATGTATGAAGTGTAG